The following coding sequences are from one Brooklawnia cerclae window:
- a CDS encoding DUF4395 domain-containing protein produces MTVPETRPRQIDPRGPRFGAAITSVLLAVDIVLALTGQRLAALILLGVIAVLFAIGASGAPFHPWSLIFARLVRPRLAPPAETEDAAPPRFAQLVGLVITGIGFVLGLVGVHAAVPISAALAFIAAFLNASIGFCLGCQLYGLLVRLRSKPVSGPSQA; encoded by the coding sequence GTTCCTGAAACCAGGCCCCGGCAGATCGACCCGCGTGGGCCGCGATTCGGTGCCGCCATCACCAGCGTCCTGCTGGCGGTGGACATCGTCCTCGCCCTCACCGGCCAGAGGCTCGCGGCGCTGATTCTGCTCGGCGTCATCGCCGTGCTGTTCGCCATCGGCGCGTCCGGCGCACCCTTCCACCCCTGGAGCCTGATCTTCGCCCGGCTCGTCCGCCCGCGCCTGGCCCCACCGGCCGAGACCGAGGACGCCGCCCCACCACGGTTCGCGCAACTCGTCGGGCTGGTCATCACGGGTATCGGGTTCGTCCTCGGCCTCGTCGGAGTGCATGCGGCAGTGCCGATCAGCGCCGCGCTCGCCTTCATCGCAGCATTCCTCAACGCGTCCATCGGGTTCTGCCTCGGCTGCCAGCTCTACGGCCTGCTCGTCCGCCTGCGTTCGAAGCCGGTGTCAGGCCCGAGCCAGGCCTGA
- a CDS encoding Mov34/MPN/PAD-1 family protein — MITVPDVVLERIRIDAVQAYPDEGCGVLLGRFSEDGQERIVQDVQPLVNSREPQERYHRFRIEPLDYLKAERQAAEWGLEIVGIYHSHPDHPAVPSDYDRDHALPGLSYIVVAVRGGQADEPVVAVEPVAERTTSWTLAEDRSQFRLEAELDPVDARASIDRQSFDKEQYSWPS; from the coding sequence ATGATCACCGTTCCCGATGTCGTCCTCGAACGAATCCGCATCGACGCCGTGCAGGCCTACCCGGACGAGGGTTGCGGGGTGCTCCTGGGGCGGTTCTCCGAGGACGGGCAGGAGCGCATCGTCCAGGACGTGCAGCCGCTGGTCAACTCGCGTGAGCCGCAGGAGCGGTACCACCGGTTTCGCATCGAGCCCCTGGACTACCTGAAGGCCGAGCGCCAGGCCGCCGAGTGGGGCCTGGAGATCGTCGGCATCTACCATTCCCACCCGGATCATCCGGCGGTTCCCTCGGACTACGACCGCGATCACGCCTTACCCGGCCTCAGCTACATCGTGGTCGCCGTCCGCGGCGGACAAGCCGACGAGCCCGTGGTCGCCGTCGAGCCGGTAGCGGAGCGGACGACCAGTTGGACGCTGGCCGAGGACCGCTCGCAGTTTCGGCTGGAAGCCGAGCTCGACCCCGTCGACGCACGCGCGTCAATCGATCGTCAGTCATTCGACAAGGAGCAATACTCATGGCCATCGTGA
- a CDS encoding PLP-dependent cysteine synthase family protein: MAILPPPVFVHSLIGHLPLFAAIGHTPLIELTRVGRLPLGVRLFAKAEFMNPGGSVKDRAAAAMVLDGIERGLLPDPTFPLADRPRGSVPTIIDATSGNTGIALAMIGAAIGVPVALVMPENTSPERKSTMRHLGARVIDTVSAAEGSDGAFEAVREIVGRDPDAYFYPDQYNNPANARAHEFGTGAEIWEQTDGTVTHFVASMGTSGTFTGTARRLKREDPRVRAIAVQPDSPLHGIEGTKHMGSTIRPSILDETLIDAVQPISTEDAYDLTRSLARHEGLFCGISSGANVAASLRVAATAPPGSTLVTVLPDSGSRYLSDRFWGTEGARS; the protein is encoded by the coding sequence ATGGCGATTCTGCCTCCACCCGTCTTTGTTCACTCCCTGATCGGCCATCTGCCGTTGTTCGCCGCGATCGGGCACACACCGCTGATCGAGCTCACCCGAGTCGGTCGCCTGCCCCTCGGCGTCCGGCTCTTCGCGAAGGCCGAGTTCATGAACCCCGGGGGCTCGGTCAAGGACCGGGCCGCCGCGGCGATGGTGCTCGACGGGATCGAGCGCGGGCTCCTGCCCGATCCGACGTTTCCGCTCGCGGATCGGCCACGTGGCTCGGTGCCGACCATCATCGACGCCACCAGCGGCAACACGGGGATAGCGCTGGCGATGATCGGTGCGGCGATCGGCGTGCCCGTGGCACTCGTGATGCCGGAGAACACCAGCCCGGAGCGGAAATCGACCATGCGGCACCTGGGCGCGCGGGTGATCGACACGGTGAGCGCTGCTGAAGGCTCCGACGGGGCTTTCGAGGCCGTGCGCGAGATCGTCGGGCGTGATCCGGATGCCTACTTCTACCCCGACCAGTACAACAATCCGGCCAACGCGCGGGCCCACGAGTTCGGCACGGGCGCGGAGATCTGGGAGCAGACCGACGGCACGGTGACCCATTTCGTCGCGTCCATGGGCACGTCGGGTACTTTCACCGGCACGGCCCGGCGGCTCAAGCGAGAAGATCCCCGCGTGCGGGCGATCGCCGTGCAGCCGGATTCGCCGCTGCACGGTATCGAGGGAACCAAGCACATGGGCTCGACCATTCGTCCGTCCATCCTCGACGAGACCCTGATCGATGCCGTGCAGCCGATCTCGACCGAAGATGCCTACGACCTGACACGGAGCCTGGCGCGCCACGAGGGGTTGTTCTGCGGGATCAGTTCGGGAGCGAACGTCGCGGCGAGCCTGCGGGTGGCCGCCACGGCGCCACCTGGATCGACCCTGGTCACCGTCCTGCCGGACTCGGGGTCGCGGTATCTCAGCGACCGGTTCTGGGGCACCGAGGGGGCACGGTCATGA
- a CDS encoding family 2A encapsulin nanocompartment shell protein: MATKDSPKPVALSHEAAYQLADVTKTPPQFGALTPKWVTRLLEFKGLETGLFRVNKVVEGDSPLEVLCSRDPAQTDIPQGFVDYQTKPREYQLSSIATIINVDTAVSDIYSAPYDQTATQIGLAIESLKERQESQIINNDDYGLLKNVADSQRVQPRYGAPTPDDLDELITKVWKEPSFFLAHPRAVAAFGREATKRGVPPVTVNIQGGTFLSWRGIPIIPTDKLFVDGLKNPTAKSGRTNILLVRTGEAKRGVVGLYQTGLPGEQSRGLSVRLRGIDDNGLASYLLSIYCSAAILADDALAVLEDVEVGEYHDYE; encoded by the coding sequence ATGGCCACCAAGGATTCCCCGAAACCTGTCGCGCTCTCGCACGAAGCCGCCTATCAGCTGGCCGACGTCACGAAGACACCGCCACAGTTCGGTGCCCTCACCCCGAAATGGGTGACGCGGCTCCTCGAGTTCAAGGGCCTTGAGACCGGCCTGTTCCGGGTGAACAAGGTCGTGGAGGGCGACAGTCCCCTCGAGGTACTGTGCAGCCGCGATCCCGCCCAGACCGATATCCCGCAGGGGTTCGTGGACTACCAGACCAAGCCGCGGGAGTACCAGCTGTCGTCCATCGCCACGATCATCAACGTCGACACGGCGGTCTCCGACATCTACAGCGCCCCCTACGACCAGACTGCGACGCAGATCGGGCTGGCCATCGAGTCGCTCAAGGAGCGTCAGGAGTCGCAGATCATCAACAACGACGACTACGGGCTGCTGAAGAACGTCGCCGACTCGCAGCGGGTACAGCCCCGGTACGGCGCGCCCACCCCCGATGACCTGGACGAGCTGATCACCAAGGTGTGGAAGGAGCCCAGCTTCTTCCTCGCCCACCCGCGAGCCGTCGCGGCGTTCGGCCGCGAAGCGACCAAGCGCGGTGTGCCGCCGGTCACCGTGAACATTCAGGGCGGCACCTTCCTGTCCTGGCGGGGAATCCCGATCATCCCTACCGACAAGCTGTTCGTGGACGGGCTCAAGAACCCGACCGCCAAGTCGGGCAGGACGAACATCCTGCTCGTCCGCACCGGTGAGGCCAAGCGGGGCGTGGTGGGCCTCTACCAGACCGGGCTGCCGGGCGAACAGTCGCGCGGTCTGTCGGTGCGCCTGCGCGGCATCGACGACAACGGGCTGGCGTCCTACCTGCTGTCGATCTACTGCTCGGCCGCGATCCTCGCCGACGACGCTCTCGCGGTGCTCGAGGACGTCGAGGTCGGTGAATACCATGACTACGAGTGA
- a CDS encoding MoaD/ThiS family protein, with amino-acid sequence MAIVTIPSVLRTYTARQSRLTVPGATVEEVVSTLAASYPDLAPHILDDRGDLRSFVNVFVGEQDIRSLDGVTTHVDDDSAILLVPAIAGGAPEPAGRAE; translated from the coding sequence ATGGCCATCGTGACCATTCCGTCCGTGCTGCGTACCTATACGGCGCGCCAGAGCCGCCTGACCGTGCCGGGAGCCACCGTGGAGGAGGTCGTGTCGACGCTGGCGGCCTCATATCCCGATCTGGCCCCGCACATCCTCGACGACCGGGGCGACCTGCGCAGCTTCGTCAACGTGTTCGTGGGGGAGCAGGACATCCGCTCTCTCGACGGGGTGACCACACATGTGGACGACGACTCGGCGATCCTGCTCGTCCCGGCGATCGCCGGCGGTGCGCCGGAACCGGCCGGGCGGGCGGAGTGA
- the moeB gene encoding molybdopterin-synthase adenylyltransferase MoeB translates to MSPSESIVPGDRLTPLTQAELGRYSRNILLPEVGIEGQERIRSARVLIVGTGGLGAPIALYLAAAGIGTIGLVDFDVVEESNLQRQIIHTTRDVGRPKTASARDRIRAINPATTVITHQVALTSENALDILRDYDVIADGTDNYPTRYLVNDAAVFLGKPVAYGSVYQFDGQVTVFDSTRGPCYRCVYPTPPPPDLVPSCAEGGVLGVLPGLVGVLQATEVLKLVVGGADPLIGRLLLVEAWSTRFHEVGIAKNPKCPVCGTDPSVTELIDYEQFCGLRPQAEAKPVPGISAHDLKARLDAAERLQLVDIREPHERSLAPFPGSRPVPYGQLVRRIDEFDPSVDLVFLCTIGQRSVFAIRALQRAGYSGHMLNLVGGVADWTSEFGD, encoded by the coding sequence GTGTCGCCCAGCGAGTCGATAGTCCCCGGGGATCGGCTGACCCCGCTCACGCAGGCCGAACTCGGCCGCTACAGCCGCAACATCCTTCTTCCCGAGGTCGGGATCGAGGGACAGGAACGCATCAGATCGGCCCGCGTGCTGATCGTCGGCACCGGCGGTCTCGGCGCGCCGATCGCCCTCTACCTGGCCGCGGCCGGGATAGGGACGATCGGCCTGGTCGACTTCGATGTGGTCGAGGAGTCGAACCTCCAGCGTCAGATCATCCACACGACCCGCGACGTCGGTCGTCCCAAGACCGCTTCGGCGCGAGACCGGATCCGGGCGATCAACCCCGCTACGACGGTGATCACCCACCAGGTGGCTCTCACCAGCGAGAACGCCCTCGACATCCTCCGGGACTACGACGTGATCGCCGACGGCACGGACAACTATCCGACCCGCTATCTCGTCAACGATGCCGCCGTGTTCCTCGGCAAGCCCGTCGCCTACGGATCGGTGTACCAGTTCGACGGGCAGGTGACCGTCTTCGACTCGACGCGAGGCCCGTGCTACCGCTGCGTCTATCCGACGCCTCCTCCGCCCGACCTCGTGCCGTCGTGCGCCGAGGGTGGTGTGCTCGGGGTGCTGCCGGGTCTGGTCGGTGTGCTCCAGGCCACCGAGGTGCTCAAGCTCGTCGTCGGCGGCGCCGACCCGCTCATCGGGCGGTTGCTGCTGGTCGAGGCGTGGAGCACCAGGTTCCATGAAGTGGGCATCGCGAAGAACCCGAAATGCCCGGTCTGCGGCACCGATCCGAGCGTCACGGAACTGATCGACTACGAGCAGTTCTGCGGCCTGCGCCCGCAGGCCGAGGCGAAACCCGTGCCCGGCATCAGCGCCCACGACCTCAAGGCGCGGCTCGACGCCGCCGAACGGCTCCAACTCGTGGACATTCGCGAGCCGCACGAGCGGTCCCTCGCCCCGTTCCCGGGCTCGCGCCCGGTGCCCTACGGACAACTCGTCCGGCGCATCGACGAGTTCGACCCCTCCGTCGACCTCGTCTTCCTGTGCACGATCGGCCAGCGGTCCGTCTTCGCCATCCGCGCGTTGCAGCGGGCCGGCTACAGCGGGCACATGCTCAACCTCGTCGGCGGCGTCGCCGACTGGACGAGCGAATTCGGCGACTGA